From a region of the Halomonas sp. HL-93 genome:
- the recG gene encoding ATP-dependent DNA helicase RecG codes for MTALSEPVTALKGVGEALALKLARLGIEQVSDLLFHLPLRYQDRTRLTPIGELRAGSEAVIEGDVTACDVVKGRRRSLLVRLRDNSGILSLRFFHFSPAQQQQLRPGATVRAFGEARAGATGLEIYHPEYRLSGGSETPVDEYFTPIYPTTEGLHQTRLRALTQQALGLLDAQPEALPDVIPDALRQRFKLPGLHASLKLLHQPPPEADLEQLTHGHHPATRRLALEELLAHQLSLREVRLRIQADGAPELPSGRNLQARFLAQLPFALTSAQGRVLEEIALDLARPAPMLRLVQGDVGSGKTVVAAMAALSALAGNCQAAIMAPTEILAEQHYRSFKAWFEPLGIEVAWLSGKLKGKARLDTKAAIADGRARMVVGTHALFQDDVHFQCLGLAIIDEQHRFGVHQRLALREKGEAGGLTPHQLIMTATPIPRTLAMSAYADLDVSVIDELPPGRTPVKTVVVSDERRPEVVERIRRACSEGRQAYWVCTLIEESEALQCQAAEVTRDELTDALPELAIGLVHGRMKSGEKAEVMAAFQQGELDLLVATTVIEVGVDVPNASLMIIENPERLGLSQLHQLRGRVGRGSTESFCVLLYHPPLSKTSRQRLAVMRETTDGFRIAEKDLEIRGPGEVLGTRQTGLAQMKVADLERDGDLLDQVTALAKALQGNKDITTVLVRRWLGEAAGRYGQV; via the coding sequence ATGACGGCGCTTTCGGAACCAGTCACGGCGCTTAAAGGCGTTGGCGAAGCGCTAGCCTTGAAGCTGGCCAGATTAGGCATTGAGCAGGTTAGCGACCTGCTGTTTCATTTACCGCTGCGTTATCAAGACCGCACCCGACTAACACCTATCGGTGAGCTGCGCGCTGGCAGCGAGGCGGTGATTGAAGGCGACGTCACCGCCTGCGACGTGGTGAAGGGGCGTCGGCGCAGCTTGCTGGTGCGGCTGCGCGATAACAGCGGCATTTTAAGCCTGCGTTTTTTCCACTTCTCGCCCGCCCAGCAGCAACAGCTGCGCCCGGGAGCCACCGTGCGTGCATTTGGCGAAGCGCGCGCCGGGGCCACGGGGCTGGAGATTTATCACCCTGAGTACCGGCTAAGCGGCGGCAGCGAAACCCCGGTTGATGAGTACTTTACGCCGATTTACCCGACCACCGAGGGGTTGCATCAAACGCGGTTGCGCGCGTTGACCCAACAGGCGCTGGGTCTATTGGACGCACAACCCGAGGCGCTGCCTGACGTTATTCCTGACGCCCTGCGCCAGCGCTTCAAGCTACCTGGGCTTCACGCCAGCCTGAAACTTCTCCACCAGCCGCCGCCAGAGGCCGACCTGGAACAGCTCACCCACGGCCACCATCCGGCGACGCGGCGTTTGGCGCTGGAAGAACTGTTGGCCCACCAGCTAAGCCTGCGCGAGGTGCGGTTACGCATTCAGGCGGATGGCGCCCCCGAACTGCCCAGCGGGAGAAACCTTCAGGCGCGCTTTTTAGCCCAGTTGCCCTTTGCCTTGACCAGCGCCCAAGGGCGGGTGCTTGAAGAGATTGCGTTGGACCTGGCCCGTCCTGCCCCGATGTTGCGGCTGGTTCAGGGCGATGTGGGGTCAGGGAAGACCGTGGTTGCTGCCATGGCGGCGCTGTCGGCGCTGGCGGGCAACTGCCAGGCGGCAATCATGGCGCCCACGGAAATCCTCGCCGAGCAGCATTACCGCTCGTTTAAAGCCTGGTTCGAACCGCTGGGCATCGAAGTAGCGTGGCTGTCCGGCAAGCTCAAAGGCAAGGCACGGCTGGATACCAAGGCGGCGATTGCCGATGGACGCGCGCGCATGGTGGTCGGCACCCACGCGCTGTTCCAGGACGATGTCCATTTCCAGTGCCTAGGGCTGGCGATTATCGACGAGCAGCACCGTTTCGGCGTGCATCAGCGCCTGGCGCTGCGTGAAAAAGGCGAAGCAGGCGGGCTTACCCCTCACCAGTTGATCATGACCGCCACGCCGATACCCCGCACGCTGGCCATGAGCGCCTACGCGGATTTGGATGTCTCGGTGATCGACGAGCTGCCCCCAGGGCGCACGCCGGTGAAAACCGTCGTGGTCTCCGACGAGCGTCGCCCCGAAGTGGTGGAACGTATTCGCCGTGCCTGCAGTGAGGGCCGCCAGGCCTACTGGGTGTGCACGCTGATCGAAGAGTCCGAAGCGCTGCAGTGCCAGGCGGCGGAAGTGACCCGCGACGAACTCACCGACGCGCTGCCGGAGCTGGCGATAGGCTTGGTGCACGGGCGCATGAAGTCCGGTGAAAAAGCCGAGGTGATGGCGGCTTTTCAACAAGGCGAGCTGGATTTACTGGTCGCCACCACGGTCATTGAAGTGGGTGTAGACGTACCCAACGCTAGCCTGATGATTATCGAAAATCCCGAGCGGCTAGGGCTTTCTCAGCTTCATCAGTTGCGCGGCCGTGTAGGGCGCGGCAGCACCGAGAGTTTCTGTGTGCTGCTCTACCACCCGCCGCTGTCCAAAACCTCCCGGCAGCGTTTGGCGGTGATGCGCGAGACCACCGACGGCTTTCGCATCGCCGAGAAAGACCTGGAGATCCGCGGCCCCGGCGAGGTGCTCGGCACCCGCCAAACCGGCCTTGCGCAGATGAAAGTTGCCGATCTGGAGCGTGACGGCGACCTGCTGGATCAAGTTACCGCGCTGGCAAAGGCACTGCAGGGCAACAAGGACATCACCACCGTGCTGGTGCGCCGTTGGCTAGGCGAAGCTGCCGGGCGATATGGGCAGGTTTAG
- a CDS encoding NAD(P)-dependent oxidoreductase, which translates to MSLTITVIGLGQMGGNMALTLKAAGFAVTGSDVFEQARSRLATQGLPVVAPEELPASDVYLLSLPTSAHVREVIEQSPGLLTLAPKDSVIVDTSTSDPQVSRELAENVIAAGLGWLDAPVSGGPKGAASGKLGMLLGGDEATIKRVMPMLEAMSAKRNHVGGPGSGHVVKLANNYLCAAHLLTTAEAVAMAAKAGVEPAACLAGLNSGSGRSAVSEVNFPEWVLSERFDSGFTTGLMRKDLRLARDAAEQLGIPLPLLQAVVDAWHGNADHPADSDDFNHITTPILARATQAEGNQ; encoded by the coding sequence ATGTCTTTAACCATTACAGTCATCGGGCTGGGGCAGATGGGCGGCAATATGGCGCTCACCCTTAAAGCAGCAGGGTTTGCAGTAACAGGTAGCGATGTATTTGAGCAGGCGCGGTCACGCCTCGCTACCCAAGGGTTACCCGTCGTGGCGCCCGAAGAACTGCCTGCAAGCGATGTGTACCTGCTGTCGCTGCCGACTTCCGCCCATGTGCGCGAGGTGATCGAGCAATCACCGGGCTTACTCACCTTAGCGCCGAAAGACAGTGTGATAGTGGATACATCGACAAGTGATCCTCAGGTTAGTCGCGAACTGGCTGAAAACGTCATCGCAGCGGGCCTTGGGTGGCTGGATGCCCCGGTCAGCGGTGGGCCAAAAGGCGCGGCCAGCGGCAAGCTAGGGATGCTGTTGGGCGGCGATGAAGCCACCATCAAGCGGGTGATGCCGATGCTGGAAGCCATGTCCGCCAAGCGCAACCATGTGGGCGGCCCAGGCAGTGGCCATGTGGTTAAGCTCGCTAATAATTACCTGTGTGCGGCGCACTTGCTGACCACCGCAGAGGCAGTCGCCATGGCAGCCAAGGCGGGCGTTGAACCCGCCGCCTGTTTGGCGGGGCTCAATAGTGGCTCCGGACGCAGCGCGGTTAGCGAAGTGAATTTCCCCGAGTGGGTGCTAAGTGAACGTTTCGACTCAGGCTTTACCACCGGCTTGATGCGTAAAGACCTGCGTCTGGCGCGGGATGCCGCTGAGCAACTGGGTATTCCACTGCCGCTGTTACAAGCCGTGGTCGATGCCTGGCACGGGAACGCTGATCACCCCGCCGATAGCGACGACTTCAACCACATCACCACGCCGATTTTAGCGCGTGCTACTCAAGCGGAGGGCAACCAATGA
- a CDS encoding hydrogen peroxide-inducible genes activator: MTLTELRYIVTLAQERHFGRAAERCHVSQPTLSVAVKKLEDELETPLFERSKATVQVTPLGEKIIAQAQRVLEQSSLIFDMASAGKDQLANPLRIGAIYTIGPYLFPHLVPQLAKAAPQMPLYIEEGLTGALRTKLRNGELDVIIVALPFTETDVVTKPIYDETFEVLMPAKHRWEAREAIHKEELLEERLLLLGEGHCFRDQLLEACPAITQKLNNPNNTLIAEGGSLETIRHMVASKLGITVLPQSALGMDQYENAMLISRPFVGPAPSRTVAIAWRASFPRPKAIDALVNAISQCRQPAKAATAGS; this comes from the coding sequence ATGACTTTAACAGAACTTCGCTACATCGTAACCCTTGCCCAAGAACGCCACTTTGGCCGCGCTGCTGAACGCTGCCATGTTTCCCAGCCAACGCTGTCGGTGGCCGTCAAAAAGCTAGAAGATGAGCTAGAAACGCCATTGTTTGAGCGTTCCAAGGCGACGGTCCAAGTGACCCCGCTGGGTGAAAAGATCATCGCTCAGGCGCAGCGCGTACTTGAGCAGAGTAGCCTGATCTTTGACATGGCCAGTGCCGGTAAGGATCAGCTCGCTAATCCGCTACGCATCGGGGCCATTTACACCATCGGGCCCTATCTGTTTCCGCACTTGGTTCCCCAACTGGCCAAGGCCGCACCGCAGATGCCCTTGTACATTGAAGAAGGGCTGACCGGCGCGCTGCGTACCAAGCTGCGCAACGGCGAACTGGATGTGATTATCGTGGCGTTGCCGTTTACCGAAACCGACGTGGTGACCAAGCCGATTTACGATGAAACCTTTGAAGTGCTGATGCCCGCCAAGCATCGTTGGGAAGCGCGGGAAGCGATCCATAAAGAAGAGCTATTAGAAGAACGTCTATTACTGTTGGGCGAGGGCCATTGCTTCCGCGATCAGCTATTGGAAGCCTGCCCGGCGATTACCCAAAAACTCAACAACCCCAACAACACGTTAATCGCCGAAGGAGGGTCGCTAGAAACCATCCGACATATGGTGGCCTCCAAGCTGGGCATCACCGTGCTGCCACAGTCAGCGCTGGGCATGGATCAATATGAAAACGCCATGCTGATCAGCCGCCCCTTTGTCGGCCCCGCGCCCTCGCGGACGGTGGCGATTGCCTGGCGGGCCAGCTTTCCCCGTCCCAAAGCCATTGATGCGCTGGTGAATGCGATCAGCCAGTGCCGTCAGCCGGCCAAGGCGGCGACGGCAGGGTCATGA
- a CDS encoding DUF3100 domain-containing protein: MDLKLLLDWRLHLTVIVTSMFAEWIGIVRIPLGPGTLLLLPLLYAFVIGVLFNPHLFSAMGKVIPKPVSNAAGPIILIAILPFIAKFGSTIGPAIEQIIEAGPALILQELGNLGTMLIALPFAVLFLKMGREAIGATYSIAREPNIAIISDRYGLRSPEGIGIMGVYVVGTMFGTLYFALMAGYIASLDILDIRALAMACGVGSGSMVAACSAALAEAAPASKDELLAFAGASNLLTYATGLYVSLFIALPVTEWMYKRLKGSRQEVSHENS; the protein is encoded by the coding sequence ATGGACCTCAAACTGCTGCTGGATTGGCGTCTGCACCTTACGGTGATCGTGACGTCAATGTTTGCCGAGTGGATCGGCATCGTGCGTATTCCCCTTGGGCCTGGAACGCTGCTGTTACTACCGCTGCTTTACGCCTTTGTGATTGGCGTACTGTTCAACCCCCACCTTTTTTCGGCCATGGGCAAGGTCATTCCCAAGCCGGTCAGCAATGCCGCAGGCCCGATCATTCTAATCGCCATACTGCCCTTTATAGCCAAATTCGGTTCTACCATTGGCCCCGCCATTGAGCAGATCATCGAGGCAGGCCCCGCGCTGATACTCCAGGAGTTGGGTAACCTCGGTACTATGCTGATCGCGCTGCCCTTTGCTGTCTTATTCCTTAAGATGGGCCGGGAAGCGATTGGGGCTACCTACTCTATCGCCCGTGAACCCAATATTGCCATTATTTCAGATCGTTATGGGCTAAGAAGTCCTGAGGGTATCGGCATTATGGGCGTTTACGTCGTGGGCACCATGTTCGGTACGCTCTACTTTGCTTTAATGGCGGGCTATATCGCCTCACTGGATATTCTCGATATTCGTGCTTTGGCCATGGCCTGTGGGGTGGGCAGTGGCAGTATGGTGGCGGCGTGTTCGGCTGCGTTGGCCGAAGCGGCACCGGCATCCAAGGATGAGCTGCTCGCCTTTGCAGGCGCGAGCAACCTGCTCACTTACGCCACCGGTCTGTATGTGTCGCTGTTTATTGCGCTACCGGTGACCGAGTGGATGTACAAGCGCTTAAAAGGTTCGCGTCAGGAGGTTAGCCATGAAAACTCATGA
- a CDS encoding aldehyde dehydrogenase family protein has translation MNALSQHASDHLTELLEGFGLAAATPLSNWINGEFVAGEGEAITLINPATGETLVSYRDGGAGLIERAAQAAERGQREWMALTASERGRRMNTAIRGLEGHEEALAQLESVVAGKPIRDCRAEVGKVREMFEYYAGWCDKQHGEVIPVPTSHLNYVRHVPYGVVGQITPWNAPMFTCAWQLAPAIAAGNAAVLKPSELTPFSSVVIAKLLEGGGLPKGLINIVNGLGKTTGAALTDHPAISKLVFVGSPQSGRMIAEAGARRLVPSVLELGGKSANIVFADAKLDEAVAGAQAAIFAAAGQSCVAGSRLLIERGVFEQVTTRLARAAEQIAVGLPSDEATRMGPLQNRRQFEQVTRMIDAAVAAGATLLTGGKRPEGLPDEAQGYFIAPTVLVDVTPDMEIAQQEVFGPVLVAMAFDDEAEAIQLANETRFGLAGAVWSQDVARAHRVTGQLRAGTVWINSYKAISVMSPFGGFGESGFGRSSGLDGLREYTVPQSVWVETATEASVAFGYGSGVG, from the coding sequence ATGAACGCACTCAGCCAACACGCCAGTGATCATCTTACCGAACTGCTCGAAGGTTTCGGATTAGCCGCTGCCACGCCGCTGAGTAACTGGATAAACGGTGAGTTTGTCGCGGGAGAGGGGGAAGCGATCACCCTAATTAACCCTGCCACCGGCGAAACGCTGGTGAGCTATCGCGATGGGGGTGCTGGGTTGATTGAGCGTGCCGCCCAAGCCGCTGAGCGTGGGCAGCGCGAATGGATGGCGCTAACCGCCAGCGAGCGCGGCCGACGCATGAATACCGCTATACGCGGCCTGGAGGGCCATGAAGAGGCGCTGGCGCAGTTGGAAAGTGTCGTTGCCGGTAAGCCGATTCGCGACTGCCGCGCTGAAGTCGGCAAAGTGCGCGAGATGTTCGAGTACTACGCAGGCTGGTGCGATAAACAGCATGGCGAAGTGATTCCGGTGCCTACCTCGCACCTTAACTATGTGCGCCACGTTCCTTACGGCGTGGTGGGGCAAATTACCCCCTGGAACGCGCCGATGTTCACCTGCGCCTGGCAGCTGGCCCCGGCCATTGCCGCAGGCAACGCCGCCGTATTGAAGCCTTCTGAGTTAACCCCGTTCTCCTCGGTGGTGATCGCCAAGCTGCTGGAAGGCGGCGGGTTGCCGAAGGGGCTGATCAATATCGTCAACGGGCTGGGCAAAACGACCGGTGCAGCGCTAACCGACCATCCCGCTATCAGCAAATTGGTATTCGTGGGTTCTCCCCAGAGTGGCCGCATGATTGCCGAGGCGGGCGCGCGGCGGTTGGTGCCCAGCGTGTTAGAGCTGGGTGGGAAATCGGCCAATATTGTGTTTGCCGACGCCAAGCTGGACGAAGCGGTGGCAGGGGCCCAAGCAGCGATTTTTGCCGCCGCTGGCCAGAGCTGTGTGGCAGGGTCGCGCTTATTGATTGAGCGCGGAGTGTTTGAGCAGGTCACCACTCGTTTAGCACGGGCGGCTGAGCAGATTGCGGTGGGCCTGCCCAGCGATGAGGCGACCCGGATGGGGCCGCTGCAGAATCGCCGCCAATTTGAGCAGGTCACCCGCATGATTGATGCGGCGGTAGCCGCTGGCGCAACGTTGTTAACGGGCGGTAAACGACCAGAGGGGTTACCTGACGAGGCTCAGGGCTATTTTATCGCCCCTACCGTACTGGTCGATGTAACGCCGGATATGGAGATTGCCCAGCAAGAGGTGTTCGGCCCGGTGCTGGTGGCCATGGCCTTTGACGATGAAGCCGAGGCTATTCAACTCGCCAATGAGACGCGGTTTGGTTTGGCTGGCGCCGTTTGGAGCCAGGACGTCGCGCGGGCGCATCGCGTCACCGGTCAGTTGCGGGCTGGCACGGTGTGGATCAATAGCTACAAGGCGATCAGCGTGATGTCGCCGTTTGGTGGCTTTGGCGAAAGCGGCTTTGGCCGCTCCAGCGGCTTGGATGGCCTGCGCGAATATACGGTGCCGCAAAGCGTTTGGGTGGAAACCGCAACAGAGGCCAGCGTGGCGTTTGGTTACGGCAGTGGCGTTGGTTGA
- a CDS encoding M20 aminoacylase family protein, whose product MTASVNLPENEALIAWRHDFHQHPETAFEEHRTSARIAALLSEWGFEVTSNIAGTGVVAALDGRLGEGKTIGLRADIDALDIREETALAYASKTPGKMHACGHDGHTTMLLGAAWALKQQPDFKGRVVFIFQPAEENAGGGRVMVEEGLFERFPMDAVYGLHNWPGLSVGVAAVHDTDVMAAFDIFNLTLTGKGCHAAMPHLGTDTVLASCQLISQLQGLVSRETPPDKSAVLSFTSINAGDTFNVIPEQVALRGTLRCFDMALKEHLEARFKQAIASLAEFHGLTVELDYQRCYPATINTPEHAQQCASVLENLLGSGNVIRNPPPSMASEDFSFLLAERPGAYIWMGNGEASASLHNPRYDFNDALLPLGTRYWVELVSALLV is encoded by the coding sequence ATGACTGCTTCAGTAAACTTACCGGAGAATGAAGCGCTAATCGCCTGGCGCCACGATTTTCACCAACACCCGGAAACCGCCTTTGAGGAGCACCGCACCAGCGCGCGCATCGCCGCACTGTTGAGCGAGTGGGGCTTTGAGGTGACCTCCAATATTGCCGGTACCGGCGTAGTGGCGGCCTTGGATGGCCGTTTGGGGGAAGGTAAAACCATCGGCCTGCGGGCCGATATCGACGCCCTGGATATTCGCGAAGAGACGGCGCTTGCCTACGCCTCCAAGACGCCTGGCAAGATGCACGCCTGCGGCCATGATGGCCACACCACCATGCTATTGGGCGCCGCCTGGGCGTTAAAGCAGCAGCCGGATTTCAAAGGGCGTGTGGTGTTTATCTTTCAGCCCGCCGAAGAGAACGCCGGCGGTGGGCGGGTGATGGTCGAAGAAGGCCTGTTTGAGCGCTTTCCCATGGACGCCGTGTACGGCCTGCACAACTGGCCGGGCCTGTCCGTGGGCGTTGCCGCAGTGCACGATACCGACGTGATGGCTGCTTTCGACATCTTTAACCTGACGCTGACCGGCAAAGGCTGCCACGCAGCGATGCCACACTTAGGGACTGATACGGTATTGGCGAGCTGCCAACTGATCAGCCAGTTGCAGGGGCTGGTGAGCCGCGAGACGCCCCCGGATAAATCGGCAGTACTCAGTTTCACCAGCATTAACGCGGGGGATACGTTTAACGTGATTCCCGAACAGGTGGCGCTGCGCGGCACGCTGCGCTGTTTTGATATGGCGCTTAAAGAGCACCTGGAGGCACGCTTTAAGCAGGCGATTGCCAGCTTGGCGGAGTTTCACGGCTTAACCGTTGAGCTTGACTACCAGCGCTGCTATCCCGCCACTATCAATACCCCTGAACACGCCCAGCAGTGCGCCTCGGTGCTGGAAAATTTACTGGGCAGTGGCAACGTGATCCGCAACCCGCCGCCGAGTATGGCTTCGGAAGATTTCTCGTTTCTACTTGCCGAGCGCCCAGGTGCCTATATTTGGATGGGCAACGGCGAGGCGTCCGCGTCGCTGCACAACCCGCGCTATGACTTTAACGACGCACTATTGCCGCTAGGCACACGCTACTGGGTGGAGCTGGTAAGCGCACTGCTCGTCTAA
- a CDS encoding LysR family transcriptional regulator, translating into MDIPHQRLVYFRVTLESGSVRRAAARLDIAPSAVSRQIALLEEALGATLMERQRDGISPTPVGEMLLEYCERRGALDEGFIASLESYQRLETGRISLTVGEGFVSDLVASPLHEFTQLYAGIQLDIHIAGTSGIIEAVVDDHSHIGLMFHERTHPQLRFWASSPQPLMAILSPQHALANQPAPLSLDQLSAEPMAMWDTSHGVRQMVDQAFQQARIAPRLAMNTNSMVVLAQYVRSGMGITLLPAFAVAHDLELGTLVARPVDNPLFQRSQAHMVTRVGRQQPKACILLLRHLQRWMQAFREPGPVSDQPTPLP; encoded by the coding sequence ATGGATATACCTCATCAGCGCTTAGTGTACTTTCGCGTTACCCTGGAGTCTGGTTCAGTGCGCCGTGCAGCGGCGCGCTTGGACATTGCTCCCTCGGCGGTTAGCAGGCAAATTGCGCTGCTGGAAGAAGCCTTGGGAGCCACCCTCATGGAGCGTCAGCGCGACGGCATTTCGCCTACCCCGGTAGGCGAAATGCTGCTTGAGTACTGCGAACGTCGCGGTGCCCTTGATGAAGGCTTTATTGCGTCTCTTGAATCCTACCAGCGTCTGGAGACCGGAAGAATATCGCTCACCGTCGGTGAAGGGTTCGTCAGTGATTTAGTGGCGTCCCCGCTACATGAGTTCACCCAGCTTTACGCGGGTATCCAGCTCGATATTCATATCGCTGGCACCTCGGGCATTATTGAAGCCGTGGTCGATGATCACAGCCATATCGGCTTAATGTTCCACGAAAGAACCCATCCTCAACTGCGTTTCTGGGCTTCCAGCCCACAGCCATTAATGGCCATCCTGTCACCGCAGCATGCCTTGGCCAACCAGCCTGCGCCGCTCTCTCTCGATCAACTGAGCGCCGAGCCCATGGCGATGTGGGATACCAGCCACGGGGTGCGCCAAATGGTCGATCAGGCCTTTCAGCAAGCGCGCATTGCCCCTCGTCTGGCAATGAACACTAACTCCATGGTGGTACTGGCACAGTACGTGCGCAGTGGCATGGGCATTACCCTGCTACCCGCCTTTGCCGTCGCCCACGATTTAGAGCTTGGCACGTTAGTGGCGCGCCCAGTAGATAATCCGCTTTTTCAGCGCTCCCAAGCCCACATGGTCACCCGTGTAGGTCGCCAACAGCCCAAGGCGTGCATCCTATTGCTGCGCCATTTGCAGCGCTGGATGCAGGCTTTTCGAGAACCCGGCCCGGTAAGCGATCAACCAACGCCACTGCCGTAA
- the yccS gene encoding YccS family putative transporter, protein MPIALPLRRLWTLDKFAYSLRVFIAFSGALLLSALLGDVALVIPLFLGIIASALSETDDSWEGRFQALLVTLACFASASFIVQWLFPWPWLFALGLAVSTFTLIMLGAIGQRYATIASGTLILSIYSMINIEQHGGMDEDVAYRQLLLLAGAAWYGVISIIWCALFSRQPLKQSMARVYKALGEFLILKSALFEPVRDVDVEARRVALAHQNGKVVGALNQAKEMIFRRLEGQRGNRKLNRYLRIYFIAQDIHERASSTHYPYSALTDAFFHHDVLFRCQRLLDQQGRACRQLAKSLLLNRPFGHEQSEQALADLRASIDNLSDRGKPEWQPLMRPLNALADNLTTLEAQIASAHNPDAKDERRDSALYDRSPSSLWEAWKRVRLNLHLGSPTFRHAVRLSAALVTGYGLLHWLNPDQGFWILLTTLFVCRPNFATTRRFLSQRIVGTVLGLVVGWASISLFPHPLVQSIIAVAAGVSFFANREKHYVLATASITLLVLCSFNQVGDGFDLIWPRLFDTLIGAMIAGLAVFFILPDWQGRRLNREAAHVLTNHRRYLEEIIHQYETGKQDDLAYRLARRNAHNADAALSTLLTNMLHEPGHYRKQDADNGLRFLVLSNTLLSHLSALGAHRHQLADDEDDSALVPAAKRMCELLDQLAEQLRNRQPITPLSAQAEALIAQLDEQGSATAEQNAVTRYRPIQSQLRLIAHQLAPLGESASRLISTPDPSA, encoded by the coding sequence ATGCCCATAGCATTACCGCTGCGCCGTCTTTGGACACTGGATAAATTCGCCTATAGCCTACGCGTTTTTATCGCGTTCAGTGGTGCGCTGCTGCTTAGCGCTCTACTGGGCGATGTCGCGCTGGTCATTCCGCTTTTCTTGGGCATTATCGCCAGCGCGTTGTCGGAAACCGATGACAGCTGGGAGGGGCGCTTTCAGGCTCTGTTGGTGACGCTTGCCTGCTTTGCTTCGGCGTCGTTCATCGTGCAGTGGCTGTTTCCCTGGCCGTGGCTGTTTGCCTTGGGGCTGGCGGTTTCTACCTTTACCCTGATCATGCTCGGGGCCATTGGCCAACGCTACGCCACCATCGCCTCTGGCACGCTGATCCTGTCGATCTACTCGATGATCAATATCGAGCAGCACGGCGGGATGGATGAAGATGTCGCCTACCGCCAACTTCTACTGCTGGCGGGAGCTGCCTGGTACGGCGTCATTTCGATCATCTGGTGTGCGCTTTTTTCGCGCCAGCCGCTCAAGCAAAGCATGGCGCGGGTGTATAAGGCGCTGGGCGAGTTTTTGATTTTGAAGTCGGCACTGTTTGAGCCAGTACGCGACGTGGATGTCGAAGCACGTCGTGTGGCCCTGGCACACCAGAACGGTAAGGTGGTGGGCGCGCTTAACCAAGCCAAAGAGATGATTTTTCGCCGACTGGAGGGCCAACGGGGTAATCGCAAGCTCAACCGGTATCTACGCATCTATTTTATTGCCCAGGATATCCACGAGCGGGCAAGTTCAACTCACTACCCGTATAGCGCCTTAACCGATGCGTTTTTCCACCATGACGTGCTTTTTCGCTGCCAGCGACTCCTGGATCAGCAGGGCCGCGCCTGCCGTCAGTTAGCCAAGTCACTACTGCTCAATCGCCCGTTTGGTCACGAACAAAGCGAGCAGGCCCTGGCCGATTTGCGCGCCTCAATTGATAACCTTAGCGACCGGGGAAAACCCGAGTGGCAGCCGCTCATGCGACCCCTCAACGCCTTGGCCGACAACCTGACCACCCTTGAAGCCCAGATTGCCAGCGCGCATAACCCGGATGCCAAGGACGAACGCCGCGATAGCGCCTTGTATGACCGCTCGCCGTCCAGTCTGTGGGAAGCGTGGAAACGCGTGCGGCTTAATTTACATCTGGGCTCGCCCACCTTTCGCCATGCCGTACGGCTCAGTGCTGCGCTGGTTACCGGGTACGGCTTACTGCACTGGCTCAATCCGGATCAGGGCTTCTGGATATTGTTGACCACGCTTTTTGTTTGCCGGCCCAACTTTGCCACTACTCGGCGGTTTCTCTCCCAGCGGATTGTCGGCACGGTGCTGGGGTTGGTGGTCGGCTGGGCGTCGATTAGCCTGTTTCCTCACCCATTGGTACAAAGCATAATCGCCGTGGCGGCGGGGGTATCGTTCTTTGCCAACCGCGAAAAACACTACGTCCTGGCGACTGCCTCAATCACCCTGCTGGTGCTGTGCAGTTTTAATCAGGTGGGTGATGGCTTCGATCTTATCTGGCCACGCTTATTCGATACGCTGATTGGCGCGATGATTGCGGGCCTGGCAGTGTTTTTTATTCTTCCCGATTGGCAAGGGCGGCGGCTTAACCGCGAGGCCGCGCACGTGCTGACCAACCATCGCCGCTACCTGGAAGAAATCATTCATCAGTACGAAACGGGCAAGCAGGACGATTTAGCGTATCGCCTGGCCCGCCGCAACGCCCACAATGCCGATGCGGCGTTGTCCACGCTGCTGACTAATATGCTGCACGAGCCGGGGCATTACCGTAAACAGGATGCCGATAACGGCCTGCGCTTTTTAGTACTGTCCAACACCTTATTGAGCCACCTTTCCGCGCTGGGCGCGCACCGCCACCAGCTAGCCGACGATGAGGACGACTCAGCACTGGTGCCAGCCGCCAAGCGCATGTGCGAATTGCTCGACCAGCTTGCCGAGCAGTTGCGTAATCGTCAGCCGATCACCCCGCTGTCAGCCCAGGCCGAGGCGTTAATCGCGCAGCTCGATGAGCAAGGCTCGGCTACAGCGGAGCAAAACGCCGTCACGCGTTACCGGCCAATCCAAAGCCAGCTACGCCTTATCGCCCACCAGTTGGCGCCGCTAGGGGAGTCGGCTAGCCGACTGATCAGCACACCTGACCCGAGTGCATAA